CGTGAGCTCGGGATAGTCGTCGGGCCCGGCCGGCACGGGCTTTCCCGCCTCGATCCAGTTCTCCGCGAAGACGCTCTGGATGCGCGCGACGGCCGGCCCCTCGACCGAGACGGCGACGTCGTGCCAGTGCTTCGGAGAATCGGCGTCGCCGCTCCAGCGGTCGTCGAATCCCTGGCCGCCGAGAAACGCCGTCGTCCCGTCGACCACGAGGATCTTCCGGTGGGTCCGGTTCTTCAGCCGGTGGAAGAGGAGGAGCGGCCGGAAACGCTCGAACTCGACGCCCGCCTTCTTCATCTCCGACTCGAGGGTCTTCGACAGGGTGTGGCTCCCCCAGGCATCGGCGAGCACGCGGCAGCGCACGCCGGCTCGGGCGCGCTCCTCGATCGCGCGCGCGAACCGCACGCCGGTCGCGTCGGACTGGAAGATGTAGATCTCTACGTTGATCGTGGCGCGGGCATTTCGGATCGCTTCCAGCATCGCGGCGAAGATTCCGTTCCCGTTCTCGAGGAGCACGCAGCGGTTCCCGGAGATCAGCGGCTCCCCCGTGACGCTCGAGAGCTCGCGGCCGAAGTCGGCGCTCGAGGGGTCGAGCTTCCCTTCGAAGAAGAAGACGGAAACCGGCTTCGGTCCGACGGAGCAGCCGAGCGAAAGGACCAGGGCCGCGGCGGCCGCCGTCCGGGAGATCCGCGGGACTCGGGAAAACACGCGCGAAGAGTACACGACAGGCCTCCGGCCGGGTGGACCCCGGGGCGGACGGCGTTTGCGGGGATAATCCGCGCGTGCTTCGCCGGACCGCCGCCGCCGCCGCTCTCGCGCTCTTCCTTTCCGCGTGCGCTCCGTCGCCCCCGGGCCACGAAGGGATCCCGATCGGGTTCTACGGCTCCCTGACGGGACCGACCGCCACCTTCGGCCAGTCGGGGAAGAACGGCGCGACCCTCGCGCTCGACGAGATCAACGCCGCGGGCGGCGTCCTGGGGGTCAAGCTCGCCCTCCACGTCGAGGACGATCGCGGGGAACCGGCCGAGGCCGCCTCCGCCGTGTCGAAGCTCATTTCCCGCGATCACGTCGTCGGCCTCATCGGCGAGGCGGCGTCCTCGCGCACGCTCGCCGCGGCGCCGATCGCGCAGAAGAGCGAGATCCCGATGATCACTCCCTCCTCGACGAACCCGCAGGTGACGCTCGTCGGTCCGTACGTCTTTCGGGTCTGCTTCACGGACGACTTCCAGGGCGCCATGCTCGCGCGTTTCGCCGCCGTCGAGCGGAAGGCGAAGACGGCGGTCCTCCTCACCGACGTCCGGAGCGACTACAGCGTGGGGCTCGGCCGCGCGTTCCGGCGCTCGTTCGAAGCGCTCGGGGGAAAGATTCTCGGAGAGCAGAAGTATTCCGAGGGCGACACCGATTTCTCGGCGCAGCTCACCCAGATCCGGACGACGGAGCCCGACGTCCTCTTCGTGCCGGGCTACTACACCGACGTGGGCCTGATCGCGCGCCAGAAGAAGTCGCTCGGGGTTCCGGGAACGCTCCTCGGGGGCGACGGGTGGGACTCTCCGCGCCTGACCGAAATCGGCGGAGACGCGCTCGACGGGGCGTACTTCGGAAACCACTATTCGCCGCAGGATCCCGATCCCGCCGTGCGCCGGTTCGTGGCCGCGTACCGCGCCCGGTTCGGCGACGTTCCCGACTCCGTGGGCGCGCTCGCCTACGACGCGGCCCGGCTCCTCGCGGACGCGATCCGGCGCGCGGGATCGACCTCGGGTCCCCGGATCCGGGAAGCGCTCGCGGCGACGGCCGCGTTCCCCGGCGTCACCGGCGCGCTGACGTTCGACCTGGAGCGGAATCCGATCAAGCCGATCACGATCCTCGAGATCGAGACCGGCCGCTACCGGTTCGTCGAGAAACTCGCCCCGGAGCCGCGGACGAAGTAGCGCGTCGAGCGCCCCCCTCGCTCCCGTGCCCCCGTTCCGGCTCCCGCGGCCGAAGGCGGCTCGATTCGGAACACGCCGGAGGAGCGGCCCGGCACGAGCCCGGTCCGCCGACGCCTCGGCGAAGGTGGACGGCTTGCGGTCTCCCGCCCGCCCTATCTTTTTTCGATGACGACGTCGTCGAAAGCCACCGGCACCGGCGCTTCGGCGACGAGCCCCGCCGCGCCGGCGCGCGGCTGCGGATCTCGCGCCTCGATCGCCTTCTGTCCCGAAACCCAGACCTCGAGCCGGTCGCCGGCCGCGGCGAGCCGAACCGTTCGCCAGATCGGCTCGTTCGAGCGGATCGGCGCCGCGCCGAGAGTCTCGGCCTTGCCGGCTCGGACGGAAAGCGCCGTCACCGTCTCCGACTGGAAGTCGACGAGGGCCGCGACGAAGTTCGCCGGGTTCTGGTAACGCAGGACGACTCCGCCTCGGGCGAATCCTTTCACCGCGGCTCGCTTGGCGGCCGACTGAACGGATCCGTCGGCGAACGAGGGTTCCTGCGTCGAGAGCGCGAAATGAAAGTGGCCCGCCTGGCCGGTGGCGTTCGTCTGGATCGCGACCATCGGATGGGAGAGCGAAGTCGCGTCGGGTATCGACTTCCATTGCTCGGGAGCGAGCCCCGGCGTCCCCTCGAAACGGAAGAATGCCGGCGTCCCGCCCGCG
This Thermoanaerobaculia bacterium DNA region includes the following protein-coding sequences:
- a CDS encoding ABC transporter substrate-binding protein, coding for MLRRTAAAAALALFLSACAPSPPGHEGIPIGFYGSLTGPTATFGQSGKNGATLALDEINAAGGVLGVKLALHVEDDRGEPAEAASAVSKLISRDHVVGLIGEAASSRTLAAAPIAQKSEIPMITPSSTNPQVTLVGPYVFRVCFTDDFQGAMLARFAAVERKAKTAVLLTDVRSDYSVGLGRAFRRSFEALGGKILGEQKYSEGDTDFSAQLTQIRTTEPDVLFVPGYYTDVGLIARQKKSLGVPGTLLGGDGWDSPRLTEIGGDALDGAYFGNHYSPQDPDPAVRRFVAAYRARFGDVPDSVGALAYDAARLLADAIRRAGSTSGPRIREALAATAAFPGVTGALTFDLERNPIKPITILEIETGRYRFVEKLAPEPRTK
- a CDS encoding phospholipase D-like domain-containing protein, which encodes MFSRVPRISRTAAAAALVLSLGCSVGPKPVSVFFFEGKLDPSSADFGRELSSVTGEPLISGNRCVLLENGNGIFAAMLEAIRNARATINVEIYIFQSDATGVRFARAIEERARAGVRCRVLADAWGSHTLSKTLESEMKKAGVEFERFRPLLLFHRLKNRTHRKILVVDGTTAFLGGQGFDDRWSGDADSPKHWHDVAVSVEGPAVARIQSVFAENWIEAGKPVPAGPDDYPELTPAGDDDVLMLRSSFGVRCSRAALGLDVLIHAARREILIENAYFIPDSTTTGLLTDAARRGVRVEVIVPGEKNNLGYVRRVSRSTYGALLEAGVRIFEYRPTMMHAKVAAFDGLWTSIGSANIDSRSFFLNDEANVNVRSARLAADVAAMFERDRTRSDEITLAAWKTRSTGERFFEWFYGLFASEL